One Hordeum vulgare subsp. vulgare chromosome 4H, MorexV3_pseudomolecules_assembly, whole genome shotgun sequence DNA window includes the following coding sequences:
- the LOC123447954 gene encoding dystrophia myotonica WD repeat-containing protein-like isoform X1 — protein sequence MATSSSAGGGGAAGGAPGLKTYFKTPEGRHKLQYEKTHSPSVLHYNHGAGGKTVSEMTVAYLKEKPVGQGSTPSTPSSSSGMRSAAARLLGTGNGSRTLSFAGSNGVSRAVSGSSRVGGGVGMSTGIGGSQAVVNYDGKGTYIIFNTADTLFISDLNSHDKDPVKSIHFSNSNPLCHAFDSEAKDGHDLIVGVWSGDVYSMSLRQQLQDPGKKPVASQHFINKDKDGTANSRCTCVAWVPEREGIFVVSNADGNLYVYDKSKDGNADWAFPTVKDQNQLAISHAKSSKSNPTARWHVCQGAINAISFSPDGAYMATVGRDGYLRVFDFAKEQLIFGGKSYYGALLCCSWSADGKYILSGGEDDLVQVWSMDDRKMVAWGEGHTSWVLLSLQLSLFSSILMLLSELPILMQISFSGLQVSAVAFDSYWSPPSSDDAGENVMYRFGSVGQDTQLLLWDLAMDEIAVPLRHPSSGSPTFSSGSPSAHWDSACPPPTGVLQPSPRMRDVPKLSPLVAHRVHADPLSGLEFTSESIVTICREGLIKIWARPQHSENSQRPNSSELAAGNAISKDKMITSPNKAGASSSSFKQPSSVIFS from the exons ATGGCGACGTCGTCGTCGGCTGGCGGGGGCGGTGCCGCCGGGGGCGCTCCTGGACTGAAGACttacttcaagactcccgagggcCGGCATAAGCTGCAGTACGAGAAGACCCACTCCCCCTCCGTGCTGCACTACAACCACGGCGCTGGTGGAAAGACTGTTTCCGAG ATGACGGTGGCATATTTGAAGGAGAAACCAGTGGGGCAGGGCTCTACACCTTCAACACCAAGTTCCAGCAGTGGCATGCGATCTGCAGCTGCGAGACTGCTTGGTACTGGGAATGGGAGCCGGACACTTAGCTTTGCAGGCAGCAACGGTGTCAGTAGGGCTGTTTCAGGGAGCAGCCGTGTGGGTGGCGGCGTTGGTATGTCAACGGGCATTGGTGGATCTCAAGCTGTGGTGAATTATGATGGCAAGGGAACATACATCATCTTCAATACCGCAGATACACTGTTCATTAGTGATCTCAACTCACATGACAAA GATCCAGTAAAGTCCATCCACTTCAGCAACTCAAACCCGCTTTGTCATGCATTTGACTCGGAGGCCAAAGATGGGCATGACCTGATTGTTGGAGTATGGTCAGGAGATG TCTATTCGATGTCATTGAGGCAACAGTTGCAAGATCCTGGAAAGAAGCCTGTTGCGTCTCAACATTTTATCAATAAAGACAAAGATGGAACTGCCAACAG CCGGTGTACTTGTGTTGCATGGGTTCCAGAGCGTGAAGGCATTTTTGTTGTCAGCAATGCTGATGGGAATCTGTATGTGTATGACAAA TCAAAGGATGGAAATGCTGACTGGGCATTTCCAACTGTAAAGGATCAAAATCAGCTGGCGATTTCACACGCAAAGTCCAGTAAG AGCAATCCTACAGCAAGATGGCACGTCTGTCAAGGTGCAATCAATGCCATTTCATTTTCCCCGGATGGAGCTTACATGGCAACTGTTGGGCGAGATG GTTATTTAAGAGTATTTGACTTTGCGAAAGAACAACTAATATTTGGTGGGAAAAGTTACTATGGTGCTCTTTTGTGTTGCTCATGGAG TGCGGATGGAAAATATATATTATCAGGTGGGGAAGATGATCTTGTGCAAGTATGGAGCATGGATGACAGAAAGATGGTTGCATGGGGCGAGGGGCATACATCATGGGTGCTACTATCATTACAGTTGTCTTTATTTAGCAGCATATTGATGCTTTTATCAGAACTTCCTATTTTGATGCAGATCTCCTTTTCTGGTTTGCAGGTTAGCGCAGTTGCCTTCGATTCATATTGGTCCCCTCCAAGTTCTGATGACGCAGGAGAAAATGTCATGTATCGCTTTGGTTCTGTTGGCCAG GATACCCAACTTCTTCTCTGGGATTTGGCAATGGATGAGATTGCTGTGCCACTTCGACATCCTTCCAGCGGCTCCCCGACATTTAGCAGTGGAAGCCCTTCTGCACACTGGGACAGTGCATGCCCTCCTCCTACTGGTGTTCTTCAGCCGTCTCCACGGATGCGAGACGTACCAAAGCTCTCACCCCTTGTTGCACACAGAGTACACGCTGATCCCCTTTCTGGCCTAGAATTCACCAGCGAATCGATCGTCACCATATGCCGTGAGGGGCTAATTAAAATCTGGGCCAGGCCACAACACAGTGAAAACAGCCAGCGGCCAAATTCTTCTGAGCTGGCAGCTGGTAATGCCATCTCAAAGGATAAGATGATAACATCACCAAACAAAGCAGGCGCATCCAGCTCTAGCTTCAAGCAACCATCATCTGTTATTTTCTCATGA
- the LOC123447954 gene encoding WD repeat-containing protein 20-like isoform X2 codes for MATSSSAGGGGAAGGAPGLKTYFKTPEGRHKLQYEKTHSPSVLHYNHGAGGKTVSEMTVAYLKEKPVGQGSTPSTPSSSSGMRSAAARLLGTGNGSRTLSFAGSNGVSRAVSGSSRVGGGVGMSTGIGGSQAVVNYDGKGTYIIFNTADTLFISDLNSHDKDPVKSIHFSNSNPLCHAFDSEAKDGHDLIVGVWSGDVYSMSLRQQLQDPGKKPVASQHFINKDKDGTANSRCTCVAWVPEREGIFVVSNADGNLYVYDKSKDGNADWAFPTVKDQNQLAISHAKSSKSNPTARWHVCQGAINAISFSPDGAYMATVGRDGYLRVFDFAKEQLIFGGKSYYGALLCCSWSADGKYILSGGEDDLVQVWSMDDRKMVAWGEGHTSWVSAVAFDSYWSPPSSDDAGENVMYRFGSVGQDTQLLLWDLAMDEIAVPLRHPSSGSPTFSSGSPSAHWDSACPPPTGVLQPSPRMRDVPKLSPLVAHRVHADPLSGLEFTSESIVTICREGLIKIWARPQHSENSQRPNSSELAAGNAISKDKMITSPNKAGASSSSFKQPSSVIFS; via the exons ATGGCGACGTCGTCGTCGGCTGGCGGGGGCGGTGCCGCCGGGGGCGCTCCTGGACTGAAGACttacttcaagactcccgagggcCGGCATAAGCTGCAGTACGAGAAGACCCACTCCCCCTCCGTGCTGCACTACAACCACGGCGCTGGTGGAAAGACTGTTTCCGAG ATGACGGTGGCATATTTGAAGGAGAAACCAGTGGGGCAGGGCTCTACACCTTCAACACCAAGTTCCAGCAGTGGCATGCGATCTGCAGCTGCGAGACTGCTTGGTACTGGGAATGGGAGCCGGACACTTAGCTTTGCAGGCAGCAACGGTGTCAGTAGGGCTGTTTCAGGGAGCAGCCGTGTGGGTGGCGGCGTTGGTATGTCAACGGGCATTGGTGGATCTCAAGCTGTGGTGAATTATGATGGCAAGGGAACATACATCATCTTCAATACCGCAGATACACTGTTCATTAGTGATCTCAACTCACATGACAAA GATCCAGTAAAGTCCATCCACTTCAGCAACTCAAACCCGCTTTGTCATGCATTTGACTCGGAGGCCAAAGATGGGCATGACCTGATTGTTGGAGTATGGTCAGGAGATG TCTATTCGATGTCATTGAGGCAACAGTTGCAAGATCCTGGAAAGAAGCCTGTTGCGTCTCAACATTTTATCAATAAAGACAAAGATGGAACTGCCAACAG CCGGTGTACTTGTGTTGCATGGGTTCCAGAGCGTGAAGGCATTTTTGTTGTCAGCAATGCTGATGGGAATCTGTATGTGTATGACAAA TCAAAGGATGGAAATGCTGACTGGGCATTTCCAACTGTAAAGGATCAAAATCAGCTGGCGATTTCACACGCAAAGTCCAGTAAG AGCAATCCTACAGCAAGATGGCACGTCTGTCAAGGTGCAATCAATGCCATTTCATTTTCCCCGGATGGAGCTTACATGGCAACTGTTGGGCGAGATG GTTATTTAAGAGTATTTGACTTTGCGAAAGAACAACTAATATTTGGTGGGAAAAGTTACTATGGTGCTCTTTTGTGTTGCTCATGGAG TGCGGATGGAAAATATATATTATCAGGTGGGGAAGATGATCTTGTGCAAGTATGGAGCATGGATGACAGAAAGATGGTTGCATGGGGCGAGGGGCATACATCATGG GTTAGCGCAGTTGCCTTCGATTCATATTGGTCCCCTCCAAGTTCTGATGACGCAGGAGAAAATGTCATGTATCGCTTTGGTTCTGTTGGCCAG GATACCCAACTTCTTCTCTGGGATTTGGCAATGGATGAGATTGCTGTGCCACTTCGACATCCTTCCAGCGGCTCCCCGACATTTAGCAGTGGAAGCCCTTCTGCACACTGGGACAGTGCATGCCCTCCTCCTACTGGTGTTCTTCAGCCGTCTCCACGGATGCGAGACGTACCAAAGCTCTCACCCCTTGTTGCACACAGAGTACACGCTGATCCCCTTTCTGGCCTAGAATTCACCAGCGAATCGATCGTCACCATATGCCGTGAGGGGCTAATTAAAATCTGGGCCAGGCCACAACACAGTGAAAACAGCCAGCGGCCAAATTCTTCTGAGCTGGCAGCTGGTAATGCCATCTCAAAGGATAAGATGATAACATCACCAAACAAAGCAGGCGCATCCAGCTCTAGCTTCAAGCAACCATCATCTGTTATTTTCTCATGA